One window of the Chryseotalea sp. WA131a genome contains the following:
- a CDS encoding GH3 auxin-responsive promoter family protein encodes MAILGTLLKKGIKLRENLQQEYSSPLELQKNELKELLIAASSTEFGKYYDFHKTLSQFRRGGKAFYQAYKKSVPIHDYNKIYKDWWQLSLKGAKNIAWPGRIKYFALSSGTSEAASKHIPVTKEMTKAIQKTSVRQIISLSKYDLPPQVFEAGILMIGGSTHLNKKGSYFEGDLSGIQAARLPFWFQHFYKPGRKIAKTRNWDNKLNDIVKKARDWDIGIIVGVPAWIQILIEKIIDFYKVENIHEIWPNLLVYVHGGVSMDPYRKGFEKLMGRPIYYIETYLASEGFIAYQAQPNHKTMKLVLNNGIFYEFVPFDDDNFLPSGEIKSTAEAIAIDEVEEGKEYALLLSTCAGAWRYLIGDIIKFTSIEDSEIVITGRTKHFLSLCGEHLSVDNMNKAIELVSNELNISIKEFTVAGIPYQNLFAHQWYIGTNDKVDKKKLKERLDFHLKELNDDYAVERSAALKEVMVDVLPLHKFYDWMQSKGKVGGQNKFPRVMKSTQHEEWKKFVG; translated from the coding sequence ATGGCCATCTTAGGTACGTTGCTCAAAAAAGGAATAAAATTAAGGGAGAATCTTCAACAAGAATATTCTTCACCACTGGAGTTGCAGAAGAATGAATTAAAGGAATTGCTGATTGCGGCCAGCAGCACAGAGTTTGGCAAGTACTACGATTTCCATAAGACACTATCGCAATTTAGAAGAGGGGGCAAAGCATTCTACCAAGCCTACAAAAAATCGGTGCCCATTCACGATTACAACAAAATTTACAAAGATTGGTGGCAACTATCGCTAAAGGGAGCAAAGAACATTGCTTGGCCTGGCCGCATCAAATATTTTGCCTTGAGTTCGGGAACATCCGAGGCCGCCTCCAAGCATATTCCGGTCACCAAAGAAATGACCAAGGCGATTCAAAAGACGAGCGTACGTCAGATTATTTCTTTGTCAAAATATGATTTGCCGCCTCAAGTTTTTGAAGCCGGCATTTTAATGATCGGAGGCAGTACCCACCTCAATAAAAAAGGTAGCTACTTTGAAGGGGACCTAAGTGGAATACAGGCTGCCCGGTTGCCCTTTTGGTTTCAGCATTTTTATAAACCGGGAAGAAAAATCGCCAAAACCCGAAATTGGGATAACAAACTCAATGACATCGTAAAGAAAGCACGGGATTGGGATATTGGAATTATCGTTGGGGTCCCCGCGTGGATCCAGATTTTAATAGAAAAGATTATTGATTTTTATAAAGTAGAAAACATTCATGAGATATGGCCAAACCTTTTGGTTTATGTGCATGGGGGCGTTTCGATGGACCCTTATCGAAAGGGATTTGAAAAATTGATGGGTCGCCCTATTTATTACATTGAAACCTATTTAGCCTCAGAAGGATTTATTGCATACCAAGCGCAACCCAACCACAAAACCATGAAGTTGGTATTGAACAATGGTATTTTTTATGAGTTTGTGCCATTTGATGATGATAATTTTTTGCCCTCGGGTGAAATAAAATCAACAGCAGAGGCCATTGCCATTGATGAAGTGGAGGAAGGAAAAGAATATGCATTATTACTTTCCACCTGTGCAGGAGCATGGCGATACTTAATAGGAGATATAATCAAATTTACTTCAATAGAAGATTCAGAGATTGTTATTACTGGACGCACCAAGCACTTCTTGAGTTTGTGTGGCGAGCATTTGTCGGTAGACAATATGAACAAGGCCATTGAACTTGTTTCCAATGAATTGAACATTAGCATCAAAGAGTTTACGGTAGCTGGCATTCCGTATCAAAATTTGTTTGCGCACCAGTGGTATATTGGCACCAATGATAAAGTGGATAAGAAGAAATTGAAAGAGCGGTTGGATTTTCATTTAAAAGAACTCAATGACGACTATGCCGTGGAGCGCAGTGCCGCGTTAAAGGAAGTGATGGTAGATGTTTTGCCCTTGCATAAGTTTTACGATTGGATGCAGTCGAAAGGTAAAGTGGGTGGTCAAAATAAATTTCCACGCGTGATGAAAAGCACCCAACATGAAGAGTGGAAGAAGTTTGTTGGGTAG
- a CDS encoding LysE family transporter: MDILFNGFKVGIVLTFLIGPVFFTIIQTSIERGFWNGVLVALGVSLSDIVYVAICYFGIFQFLNEPKWRTTMAYIGGAILILFGLYHLLVKSRRAMQPVKAASESSGFKYFVKGFVINGITPMVLIFWIGTVSVATLDFGYEKGYELFWFFLALLLTVLSTDVLKAYLAGKLRKLITNRFLMIVNVVVGICLIAFGIQLITMAKTVFAIN, from the coding sequence ATGGATATCCTCTTCAACGGTTTTAAGGTAGGCATCGTCCTCACGTTTTTAATAGGGCCTGTTTTTTTTACCATTATTCAAACCAGTATTGAAAGAGGTTTTTGGAATGGCGTATTGGTTGCATTGGGGGTTTCGTTAAGTGATATTGTCTATGTGGCCATTTGTTACTTTGGTATTTTTCAATTTTTGAACGAACCCAAATGGCGAACAACCATGGCGTATATAGGGGGTGCCATTTTGATTTTGTTTGGTTTGTATCACCTGCTCGTTAAAAGTAGGCGTGCCATGCAACCGGTAAAGGCTGCTTCTGAATCAAGCGGATTCAAATATTTTGTGAAAGGTTTTGTTATCAACGGTATCACACCCATGGTTTTGATTTTTTGGATTGGTACAGTGAGCGTTGCCACCCTTGATTTTGGCTATGAAAAGGGATATGAGCTGTTTTGGTTTTTTCTAGCTCTATTGCTCACGGTATTAAGTACTGATGTTTTAAAGGCTTACCTAGCAGGAAAGCTTCGCAAGCTGATTACAAATCGATTTTTAATGATTGTCAACGTGGTAGTTGGCATTTGCTTGATTGCGTTTGGCATTCAGTTGATTACTATGGCCAAGACGGTATTTGCTATAAATTGA
- a CDS encoding cation transporter, with translation MKTAFAFVLLLLITSTSWSQLSVVTTSIKVFGNCAMCKARIEKVLDHKGIKKAEWNKTSKQLSVVYNSEKITEQKIHELIASIGHDTEKVKAKDEVYASLPFCCLYRDHEHD, from the coding sequence ATGAAAACTGCATTCGCTTTCGTATTACTATTACTGATTACATCAACCAGTTGGTCGCAATTATCAGTTGTAACCACGTCCATAAAAGTCTTTGGCAACTGTGCCATGTGTAAAGCCCGCATCGAAAAGGTACTCGATCACAAGGGCATCAAAAAGGCCGAATGGAACAAAACCAGTAAGCAACTTTCGGTGGTGTACAATTCAGAAAAAATTACGGAACAAAAAATCCACGAATTGATTGCATCAATCGGGCATGATACCGAAAAGGTAAAGGCCAAAGATGAAGTGTATGCATCGCTGCCGTTTTGCTGCCTATACCGCGATCATGAACATGACTAA
- a CDS encoding TonB-dependent receptor: protein MKLFSILAFILLASLPIQAQKLLGVVFEKDEKGKDQPMAGANVYWLGTTIGTATKDNGVFLIDRIEGYNKLLISFAGYQTDTVSITDQTSIKVELKSERYLQEVTVQGWRPSTYVDITSGINTVTMNEKELFKAACCNLSESFETNPSVDVAFTDALTGTKQIQMLGLSGANTLISLENMPGVRGLAASQGIQFIPGTWINSIQVTKGVGSVVNSHESIAGQINVELKKPQESDKLYLNGYINNTGRAEANTIFTTQVSKKWATTFLVHGSMRPTEIDQNKDGFLDFPTGQQVNFINRWVYNSGNGWLGQLSVKYLKDQKQGGQSGYNAERDKFKSNVYGLEINTERTEFVGKLGYQFPAQPYKSFGLQVSALRHLHDSYFGNVVHNADEQSAYTNLIYQSIIGSTSHKFKTGLSFLYDRYIETLGTNINIGQYDFSRTEQVNGAFFEYSYDDLKKFSLVAGLRVDHHNLFGVYWTPRVHAKYNATSTTTLRASFGRGWRLANIIAENSSFLASSRSIVLSNQQTNKAYGFRPDDAWNYGLTLQQDFTIDYRPGNISIDYFFTDFKNQAVMDWDRNTQQINFFGLTGKSFSNSIQAQVDYQLARRLDLRLAYRWLDVETDYLNGRLQRPMVPRDRAFVNLAYKTKNLWSFDWTLNRIGVQRMPDMELNPIIHQLPPFSEPYFLMNAQVTKDFGDKWSVYMGGENLNNFTVSNPIVAANAPFGPHFDSAMIWGPVFGTVVYAGFRYRVK, encoded by the coding sequence ATGAAATTATTTTCGATCCTAGCTTTTATTTTGCTTGCAAGTTTGCCGATACAAGCGCAGAAATTATTAGGTGTAGTTTTTGAAAAAGATGAAAAAGGAAAAGATCAACCCATGGCTGGAGCGAATGTGTATTGGCTTGGCACTACCATTGGCACTGCCACCAAAGACAACGGTGTATTTCTCATCGATCGGATTGAAGGATACAACAAACTCCTGATCAGTTTTGCGGGCTACCAAACGGACACGGTTTCCATCACCGATCAAACAAGTATCAAAGTTGAGTTAAAATCCGAGCGCTACTTGCAAGAAGTAACGGTGCAGGGCTGGAGGCCTTCCACCTATGTAGATATTACTTCTGGGATCAATACCGTAACGATGAATGAGAAAGAATTATTCAAAGCGGCCTGTTGCAATTTGTCTGAAAGCTTTGAAACCAATCCTTCGGTGGATGTAGCATTTACAGATGCCCTAACAGGTACCAAGCAAATTCAAATGCTCGGACTGTCCGGAGCCAATACATTGATTTCGCTGGAGAACATGCCGGGTGTGCGCGGATTGGCCGCAAGTCAGGGCATTCAATTTATTCCTGGCACGTGGATCAATTCCATTCAAGTGACGAAAGGGGTAGGCTCAGTGGTGAACAGTCACGAAAGCATTGCCGGGCAAATCAATGTGGAATTAAAGAAGCCCCAAGAGAGTGACAAACTTTATCTGAACGGATATATAAACAATACAGGGCGAGCAGAGGCAAATACTATCTTCACAACGCAAGTTTCCAAAAAGTGGGCGACTACTTTTTTGGTGCATGGCAGCATGCGTCCCACAGAAATTGACCAAAACAAAGATGGATTTTTAGATTTCCCTACCGGGCAACAAGTAAATTTTATAAACCGATGGGTGTATAATTCCGGCAATGGTTGGCTGGGGCAACTTTCAGTCAAATATTTAAAGGATCAAAAGCAAGGCGGGCAATCGGGCTATAATGCCGAGCGCGATAAATTCAAATCGAATGTATATGGATTGGAAATAAATACTGAGCGAACAGAGTTTGTAGGAAAGTTAGGGTATCAATTTCCAGCGCAACCGTACAAAAGCTTTGGCCTTCAAGTAAGTGCCCTGCGCCACCTGCACGACAGTTATTTTGGCAACGTGGTTCACAATGCCGATGAGCAATCGGCTTACACCAACTTGATTTATCAATCGATAATTGGCAGCACTTCTCACAAATTTAAAACAGGGCTTAGTTTTTTGTACGATCGATATATTGAAACGTTAGGCACCAATATCAACATCGGTCAATATGACTTTAGTCGTACCGAACAAGTGAACGGTGCTTTCTTTGAATATTCTTATGATGACTTGAAAAAGTTCTCACTGGTGGCTGGCTTGCGGGTGGACCACCATAATTTATTTGGAGTTTATTGGACTCCACGAGTTCATGCGAAATATAACGCAACAAGCACTACAACGCTACGAGCTTCGTTTGGCAGAGGCTGGCGGTTGGCCAATATCATTGCTGAAAACTCTTCATTCTTAGCGTCTTCTCGATCCATCGTTTTGTCGAATCAACAAACAAACAAGGCGTATGGCTTTCGCCCAGACGATGCTTGGAACTATGGACTAACCCTGCAACAAGATTTTACGATTGATTACCGCCCAGGAAATATCAGCATCGATTACTTCTTTACCGATTTCAAAAACCAAGCGGTGATGGATTGGGACCGCAACACACAGCAAATAAATTTCTTTGGCCTTACGGGAAAATCTTTTTCAAACAGCATTCAAGCACAAGTAGATTATCAATTAGCAAGAAGGCTTGACCTGCGGTTGGCGTACCGGTGGCTGGATGTAGAAACCGATTATTTGAATGGCCGCTTGCAACGCCCCATGGTGCCGCGCGATAGAGCCTTTGTCAATCTCGCTTATAAAACAAAAAACCTCTGGTCGTTTGATTGGACGCTTAACCGGATTGGCGTGCAGCGAATGCCCGACATGGAATTGAACCCGATTATTCACCAATTGCCACCATTTTCTGAGCCGTACTTTTTGATGAACGCACAAGTGACTAAGGATTTTGGCGACAAATGGAGCGTGTATATGGGAGGGGAGAACCTGAATAATTTCACTGTCTCAAATCCGATTGTGGCTGCTAATGCGCCCTTTGGGCCTCACTTTGATAGTGCCATGATTTGGGGCCCTGTGTTTGGAACGGTGGTGTATGCAGGGTTTAGGTATCGGGTGAAGTAG